One Thermus amyloliquefaciens genomic window carries:
- a CDS encoding DUF2283 domain-containing protein, which translates to MRITYDPEADALYIAFGEGPATVEEVAPGVALDWDREGRLLGIEILDASRRLSDPRALSRLLLEALPTWEKAGPRPSGRAGWGPPERRPGGAPLPGRGRRPGGLPRLPPLGLRGRRPQWTPRPGQGGHPGLSSGVPRRWGKGGA; encoded by the coding sequence ATGCGAATCACCTACGACCCGGAAGCCGATGCCCTCTACATCGCCTTCGGGGAGGGCCCCGCCACGGTGGAGGAGGTAGCCCCGGGGGTGGCCCTGGACTGGGACAGGGAGGGAAGGCTCTTGGGGATTGAGATCCTGGACGCCAGCCGGCGCCTCTCGGACCCCAGGGCCCTCTCTCGCCTCCTCTTGGAGGCCCTCCCCACCTGGGAGAAGGCGGGGCCTAGGCCGTCCGGTCGGGCAGGATGGGGCCCTCCGGAACGACGACCAGGCGGAGCTCCTCTCCCTGGAAGAGGGCGTAGACCAGGGGGCCTTCCCCGCCTCCCTCCCCTCGGCCTTCGCGGCCGTAGGCCTCAATGGACTCCCAGGCCCGGGCAAGGAGGTCATCCCGGGCTCAGTTCAGGTGTTCCCCGGAGGTGGGGGAAAGGTGGGGCATGA
- a CDS encoding primase C-terminal domain-containing protein yields the protein MEALLEAYYGADPSYNGLLSRNPFLHPSEWTWGGGKRWSLRDLHRELRGLLPSGRRKRLDPGLASYGRNRTLFDRLRAEAYAQVAFFRGVPGGREAFRAWVEQRAHALNQALFRDHPKGLLSPREVHHTAKSVAKWTYDRYQGGRVYAVSSTGRPDRSRLSPRPGP from the coding sequence GTGGAGGCGTTGCTGGAGGCCTACTACGGGGCGGACCCCAGCTACAACGGCCTCCTCTCCCGGAACCCCTTCCTCCACCCGTCGGAGTGGACCTGGGGCGGGGGGAAGCGGTGGAGCCTGCGGGACCTGCACCGGGAGCTCCGGGGGCTCCTCCCTTCCGGGAGGCGCAAGCGGCTGGATCCGGGGCTGGCCTCCTACGGGCGGAACAGGACCCTGTTTGACCGCCTGCGGGCGGAGGCCTACGCCCAGGTGGCCTTCTTCCGGGGCGTCCCCGGGGGCCGGGAGGCCTTCCGGGCCTGGGTGGAGCAGAGGGCCCACGCCTTGAACCAGGCCCTCTTCCGGGACCACCCCAAGGGGCTCCTGAGCCCCCGGGAGGTCCACCACACGGCCAAGAGCGTGGCGAAGTGGACCTACGACCGCTACCAGGGCGGACGGGTGTACGCGGTCTCCTCCACGGGGAGGCCGGACCGCAGCCGGCTTTCCCCCAGGCCCGGGCCCTGA
- a CDS encoding toxin-antitoxin system HicB family antitoxin, with amino-acid sequence MSVLTRLEKRLKEKAKPRLEERLTLRLDPATHSALEALAREHGMTLSELAREALTGGVPS; translated from the coding sequence ATGTCTGTCTTGACCCGCCTGGAGAAGCGCCTAAAGGAGAAGGCCAAGCCCCGCCTCGAGGAGCGCCTCACTCTGCGCCTGGATCCCGCCACCCATAGCGCCCTGGAAGCCCTCGCCAGGGAGCACGGTATGACGCTTTCCGAGCTCGCCCGAGAGGCCCTGACCGGAGGAGTACCGAGCTAG
- a CDS encoding DUF7718 family protein — translation MVRRREVVIGPDRRLRVTLEVERGKLRSWAVQLEWWDPEEGRFVWVARYDTSGGRVHRDRNRIASHEPVDLPEDPGEAAKVAERELSLKAEEYIEAYRAAKAQGREGW, via the coding sequence ATGGTCCGTAGGCGGGAAGTGGTCATCGGCCCCGACCGGCGCCTCCGGGTCACCTTGGAGGTGGAGCGGGGGAAGTTGCGCTCCTGGGCGGTACAGCTGGAGTGGTGGGATCCCGAGGAGGGCCGCTTCGTCTGGGTGGCCCGCTACGACACCTCCGGGGGCAGGGTCCATCGGGACCGGAACCGCATCGCCTCCCACGAGCCGGTGGACCTCCCCGAGGACCCCGGCGAGGCGGCGAAGGTGGCGGAGAGGGAGCTCTCCCTGAAGGCCGAGGAGTACATTGAGGCCTATCGGGCCGCCAAGGCCCAAGGGAGGGAAGGATGGTGA
- a CDS encoding ABC transporter ATP-binding protein — protein sequence MKTYPGGTPALRGVDFFLRTGERVVLLGPNGAGKTTLVKIIAGLVEPDAGELKVFGSRPTPGKRRWLSFLFEEAENLYGYLTAWENLLFYGRLAGVPERTIREKGLELLSAFGLGEARDRLAQNLSRGQKQRLALASTLIQEAAAYVLDEPTLGLDLQSQNDLIARIKELPTVLITTHDPVLAWEVADRFIVLKGGEVREIAVRSDLAAKGVHDPETLRNWLLEVYR from the coding sequence GTGAAAACCTACCCCGGGGGGACACCTGCCCTCCGGGGAGTAGATTTTTTCCTGCGGACGGGGGAGCGGGTAGTTCTCCTCGGTCCGAACGGGGCAGGCAAGACCACGTTGGTGAAGATCATCGCTGGGTTGGTGGAACCAGATGCCGGCGAGCTTAAGGTGTTCGGAAGCCGCCCTACTCCGGGCAAACGGCGCTGGCTAAGCTTTCTTTTTGAGGAGGCCGAGAACCTCTACGGATACCTGACAGCCTGGGAGAACTTGCTTTTTTACGGCAGGCTCGCGGGTGTCCCCGAACGCACCATCCGTGAGAAAGGCTTAGAGTTGCTGTCCGCGTTTGGTCTGGGGGAAGCGAGAGACCGGTTGGCCCAGAACCTCTCGCGTGGACAGAAACAGCGACTCGCCCTTGCCAGCACCCTGATACAGGAAGCTGCGGCCTATGTCCTCGATGAACCGACCTTGGGGCTCGATCTCCAATCGCAAAACGACCTCATTGCGCGTATCAAGGAACTCCCCACGGTTCTCATTACCACGCACGACCCGGTTTTGGCCTGGGAAGTTGCCGACCGTTTCATAGTGCTGAAAGGAGGTGAAGTTCGCGAGATCGCGGTTCGTTCGGATCTCGCAGCCAAAGGGGTCCATGACCCAGAAACGCTCCGGAATTGGCTTTTGGAGGTGTACCGGTGA
- a CDS encoding DUF2442 domain-containing protein: protein MVVEVVEARPLEVLKLRLRFSDGKGRVVDLSALELPGLLSRLRDPGFFAQVRVDPELGARSGPGLRPGSPGALREGPGHRASPAGGGFGGLGPLCAKANFRAGKGEKRPNWPLGLHRLAMDPGGEGGVYARRLTEIPEGGKGILLQSGPLP from the coding sequence ATGGTGGTGGAAGTGGTGGAGGCCAGGCCCCTGGAGGTCTTAAAGCTCCGGCTCCGCTTCTCGGACGGGAAGGGGAGGGTGGTGGACCTTTCGGCCCTGGAGCTTCCCGGGCTCCTCTCCCGCCTCCGGGATCCCGGCTTCTTCGCCCAGGTGCGGGTGGACCCGGAGCTCGGGGCCCGGTCTGGCCCGGGGCTTAGACCTGGATCCCCTGGTGCTCTACGCGAGGGCCCTGGGCACCGGGCTTCCCCTGCCGGCGGAGGCTTCGGGGGCCTAGGCCCTCTTTGCGCGAAGGCGAACTTTCGCGCAGGAAAGGGCGAAAAGCGACCAAACTGGCCCCTCGGACTGCATAGGCTTGCCATGGATCCCGGGGGAGAAGGCGGGGTTTATGCAAGACGCCTCACGGAGATCCCGGAGGGGGGGAAGGGCATCCTTTTGCAGTCCGGCCCCTTACCCTGA
- a CDS encoding DUF5647 family protein — protein MVNPAERLAELDGILMQYLLEADLLRELPPAYRLVLLPLDEPEVAAKALAWAREAPNPEGWPLVYALFLEGRPVRLLLPGREVEVAPRAA, from the coding sequence ATGGTGAACCCAGCAGAAAGGCTGGCGGAGCTGGACGGGATCCTGATGCAATACCTCCTGGAGGCGGACCTCCTCCGGGAGCTTCCCCCCGCCTACCGCCTGGTCCTCCTTCCCCTGGACGAGCCCGAGGTGGCGGCGAAGGCCCTGGCCTGGGCCCGGGAGGCCCCTAACCCCGAGGGCTGGCCCCTGGTCTACGCCCTCTTCCTGGAGGGGAGGCCCGTCCGCCTCCTCCTGCCGGGCAGGGAGGTGGAGGTGGCCCCCAGGGCCGCCTAG
- a CDS encoding MerR family transcriptional regulator, translated as MGGGGGPPAPGPPGGRLWPKEALARLQAAREVHLREGLPLEEALARVQGDFPAAGLALPSEGEALALLRALAERLERVEGELRALREENARLREVLKALEPPVSEATLRRRPWWRFWGR; from the coding sequence GTGGGAGGGGGTGGTGGGCCCCCTGCCCCGGGACCCCCGGGGGGCCGGCTCTGGCCCAAGGAGGCCCTGGCCCGCCTCCAGGCGGCCAGGGAGGTCCACCTTCGGGAAGGCCTCCCCCTGGAGGAGGCCCTGGCCCGGGTCCAGGGGGACTTCCCGGCCGCCGGCCTCGCCCTCCCCTCCGAGGGGGAGGCCCTGGCCCTCCTCCGGGCCCTGGCCGAGCGGCTGGAGCGGGTGGAGGGGGAGCTCCGGGCCCTGCGGGAGGAGAACGCCCGCCTCAGGGAGGTCCTGAAGGCCCTGGAGCCCCCGGTCAGCGAAGCTACCTTGAGGAGGCGGCCCTGGTGGCGGTTCTGGGGGCGGTGA
- a CDS encoding DUF4258 domain-containing protein, with product MREKPVRLTAHARMRLARGATQEEVERAIREAPWAPALEGRWSATLEFPFAGEWNGRRYNAKQVRPIFVEEEDALVVITVYVYFLPKGGL from the coding sequence GTGCGGGAGAAGCCCGTCCGGCTCACCGCCCACGCTCGTATGCGCCTCGCCCGAGGAGCCACCCAGGAAGAGGTGGAGCGGGCCATACGGGAAGCCCCCTGGGCGCCAGCCCTGGAGGGAAGGTGGAGCGCCACCCTAGAGTTCCCTTTCGCGGGGGAGTGGAACGGTCGGCGCTACAATGCCAAGCAGGTTCGGCCCATCTTCGTGGAGGAAGAGGACGCCTTAGTGGTCATCACCGTTTACGTCTACTTCCTGCCCAAGGGGGGTCTCTGA
- a CDS encoding ABC transporter permease, translating into MTPLFRAFLARSFALQRRYFTDYALGLLVKVFFFTAILYTSQGYSARPAYVAGFLLWYLAAHLLARMANFFLEEAYLGTLGRLLASPHSPAALVVALSLAELSMALPWVAALAVYARLSGVSLAGLGPEALAASLLALTGVWGLGLSLLAASLRYKQVGSFTEMLTFYLLLFSGFFVPGEKLPLALRTLNTLNPLEWAVRVFLGEGFGPLLAVTVFWVLVGGVAFAHSYSWGRRSGRLLDY; encoded by the coding sequence GTGACTCCCCTTTTTCGCGCTTTTCTGGCACGCAGCTTTGCCCTTCAGAGGCGCTATTTTACCGATTATGCGCTTGGACTTTTAGTGAAGGTGTTTTTCTTTACCGCCATTCTGTATACCAGCCAGGGGTATTCAGCGCGACCGGCCTACGTAGCCGGATTTTTACTCTGGTATCTCGCCGCGCACTTGCTGGCAAGGATGGCCAACTTCTTTCTGGAGGAAGCTTATCTGGGCACGCTAGGCCGGTTGCTCGCCTCGCCCCACTCCCCCGCGGCCCTTGTCGTTGCGCTCTCCCTCGCTGAGCTTTCGATGGCCCTGCCCTGGGTCGCTGCCCTAGCAGTTTACGCTAGGCTGAGCGGTGTTTCGCTGGCTGGCCTCGGGCCGGAAGCGCTGGCCGCCAGCTTGCTGGCGCTGACAGGCGTTTGGGGGCTCGGCCTTTCGTTGCTCGCAGCCTCACTGCGCTACAAGCAAGTGGGGAGCTTTACCGAGATGCTCACCTTTTATCTTCTCCTTTTTTCCGGGTTCTTCGTGCCAGGGGAAAAGTTACCCTTAGCCTTACGCACATTGAACACGCTGAATCCCTTGGAATGGGCGGTTAGGGTTTTTCTAGGAGAGGGGTTCGGGCCGCTACTGGCTGTAACCGTGTTTTGGGTGTTGGTTGGCGGCGTGGCATTTGCCCACAGTTATAGCTGGGGAAGGCGCAGCGGCCGGCTCCTCGATTATTAG